The DNA region GAGGAGGGCCAGACGGCGGCCGGAAACACCATGGACCCAAGCGCCACCACCAGCGTCCTCTTCTCCTGCAACCTCTCGCGTTCCATGAACCCCGAGGAGTCCCACAGCACCACCATCGACATCTACGACGCCGCCGGTGATCCCCATACGCTGCAGGTCACCTGGAGCAAGGCCCTGGACGAAGACGGCCAGTGGCGGGAGAACCGCTGGCAGTGGACCGCCGAGCTGGCCGAAGACCCCGGCGGGACCGTCGGCGAAGGGGAGATCGCCTTCTACGGCGAGGAGAGCGACGCCGGAACCCCCGGCGCCGTCGTGGACGACGCCTCGGCGACGCCCGCTATCGACATCGCCTTCCCCGGGAGCGAAGGCGCCTCGACGGTGACACTGGATTTCACCGGCGGCGGCGACGACCTGGAGGGGCTCACCCAGTACGACTCCCCCTCCACCACCCGCGCCGTCTCCCAGAACGGCTACCCCGAAGGGGAGTACCACACCTTCTCCTTCGATACGGCGGGGCACCTCAACGCCCACTACACCAACGGACAGAGCGTGGCGCTCTACCGGGTGCCGCTGGCGCTCTTCCGCAATCCCACGGGCCTGGACAAACAGTCGGACACCCTCTTTATGGAGTCCCTCAACTCCGGCGACGTCCGCACCACCTTCTCGGAGGAGGGCGGCGCGGGCCTTATCAACCCCCAGGCGCTGGAGCAGAGCAATGTCACCCTCTCGGAATCCTTCTCCAACGTCATCGTCGCGCAACGGAGCTACCAGGCCAACGCCAGGGTGCTCACCACCAGCGATGCCTTCCTCGACGAGAGCATCAGGATGAAAGGATAGCGCCATGAACGTCATGGAGATGCTCTTCAGCCGGCTTCAGGGGGACACCTCCCCCCGGAGCGGAAACAGGGGAACCGACAGCGGCGGTGCCGGCGGCTTCGCCGACCTCTTCGCCTCGCTGACCTCCGGAGAGGGCGAGGCCGGAACCACGGCGGGGCGGGATCTCCCGCCGGAGCTCCGGGCGATGCTCCGGCAGAGCGCCGGAGACACGCCGGTTCCCCTCGCAGACGAGTCGGCATCCCAGCTTTCTCCGCAGGGCGGGGGGCGGATCGCCGCTGCGGGGCTGCAGCAGCTGCTTGTGGCTCTGCAGCTCGGCGGCAGGCAGGGCGCAGGGGAAGGGCAGCCCGCGCAACAGACAGAAGAGGTGCCCACGGAAGCGGAATCTGCAGGCGATTCCGAATCGACCCGGGGCGACACGGCGGAAGGCGCCGATCCCCGGGGCAACCCCACCGAAGCGGCGGAGCCGCAGGTGGTGCGCGACGGCGGCGAAGCCTTTATCGGACGGCCTGTCCGCGACGGCCGGCCGGGCTTCGGC from Synergistales bacterium includes:
- a CDS encoding flagellar hook protein FlgE, translating into MNRSIWTGLNGVVGNQTYLDVLSDNVANLDTPGFRRSSPKFDALLSQTIQSGTGGQGNVGGTNPVQIGLGSYVNAIDAIHTQGPLEATERPGDLAISGNGFFPLSLDGEQVYSRAGRFVPDAEGHFVLSGTGAMLQGIPQNGNGQGNLEPIRLPIATEEGQTAAGNTMDPSATTSVLFSCNLSRSMNPEESHSTTIDIYDAAGDPHTLQVTWSKALDEDGQWRENRWQWTAELAEDPGGTVGEGEIAFYGEESDAGTPGAVVDDASATPAIDIAFPGSEGASTVTLDFTGGGDDLEGLTQYDSPSTTRAVSQNGYPEGEYHTFSFDTAGHLNAHYTNGQSVALYRVPLALFRNPTGLDKQSDTLFMESLNSGDVRTTFSEEGGAGLINPQALEQSNVTLSESFSNVIVAQRSYQANARVLTTSDAFLDESIRMKG